From Deferrisoma camini S3R1, the proteins below share one genomic window:
- a CDS encoding glycoside hydrolase family 130 protein: MGDTMKHLCPFERYAENPIIRREDIPYACNTVFNAAACRFEDQYLLVLRVEDLRGHSHLTLARSDDGYRFRVDPRPWVEPAQDPEFGPYEEYGLEDPRITPIDGAYYITYTAFSRHGPRVAVARTHDFREFERVALVTEVPNKDAVLFPDRVDGRYVMLDRPGGYHGVPGAIWIQYSPDLRHWGDARVVLGPEPGWSGAKLGASTPPVLTERGWLVLYHGVRGTGAGTLYRVGAMLLERDRPDRVIGYAPHFIFGPEEVYERTGDVPNVVFPCGLVEEPDGWVKMYYGAADTCIGLAEARIQDVLRAIDEGCDGAGGRAAGQGG; the protein is encoded by the coding sequence TTGGGTGACACCATGAAGCACCTGTGTCCCTTCGAGCGGTACGCCGAGAACCCGATCATCCGGAGGGAGGACATCCCCTACGCCTGCAACACCGTGTTCAACGCGGCCGCGTGCAGGTTCGAAGACCAGTACCTGCTGGTCCTGCGGGTGGAGGACCTCCGCGGCCACAGCCACCTGACCCTGGCGCGCTCCGACGACGGGTACCGGTTCCGGGTGGACCCGCGGCCGTGGGTGGAGCCCGCCCAGGACCCCGAGTTCGGGCCGTACGAGGAGTACGGCCTGGAGGACCCCCGCATCACCCCCATCGACGGGGCGTACTACATCACCTACACCGCGTTCAGCCGCCACGGCCCCCGGGTGGCCGTGGCCCGCACCCACGACTTCCGGGAGTTCGAGCGGGTCGCCCTGGTGACCGAGGTGCCCAACAAGGACGCCGTGCTGTTCCCGGACCGGGTCGACGGCCGGTACGTCATGTTGGACCGTCCCGGCGGGTACCACGGCGTTCCGGGCGCGATCTGGATCCAGTACTCCCCGGACCTGCGCCACTGGGGGGACGCGCGGGTGGTGCTGGGCCCCGAGCCCGGCTGGTCCGGGGCGAAGCTGGGGGCGAGCACCCCGCCGGTGCTCACGGAGCGGGGCTGGTTGGTGCTGTACCACGGGGTGCGGGGCACGGGCGCCGGCACCCTGTACCGGGTGGGGGCCATGCTCTTGGAGCGGGATCGTCCGGATCGGGTGATCGGGTATGCACCCCACTTCATCTTCGGTCCGGAGGAGGTGTACGAGCGCACCGGCGACGTGCCCAACGTGGTGTTCCCCTGCGGGCTCGTGGAGGAGCCGGACGGGTGGGTGAAGATGTACTACGGGGCGGCCGACACCTGCATCGGGCTGGCCGAGGCCCGGATCCAGGACGTCCTTCGGGCGATCGACGAAGGCTGCGACGGAGCGGGCGGGAGGGCCGCGGGGCAAGGAGGTTAG
- a CDS encoding 4Fe-4S dicluster domain-containing protein, producing the protein MAQDVYERLARHLDRLPGGYPRTDSGVEIRILKRLFTREEAELALCLGVIPEEARVIARRARLGPEEAEARLEAMVRRGLVFSMARPGRPALYMAAQFVIGIWEYHVNDLDPELVRDVNEYIPHLFDPETWKKSPQLRTVPVGRAVPVEHAVMDYERADELVRRQKKILVAPCICRREHKLAGKGCDRIEEACLIFGMAADYYERRGVGRRIGAEEALEILARAEEEGLVLQPSNSQKAVNICCCCGCCCQVLKNIARHPRPADIVSSAFAVRLEEGSCVGCGRCVDRCPMGALELDGERVRLAAERCIGCGLCVTRCPKDALALARKPRPPDVPRTYQETLLRLGRARGTLTPTRLAVAALRSKLDRLLASRG; encoded by the coding sequence ATGGCCCAGGACGTGTACGAACGGCTGGCCCGCCACCTGGACCGCCTGCCGGGCGGGTACCCCCGGACCGACTCAGGGGTGGAGATCCGCATCCTCAAGCGGCTGTTCACCCGGGAGGAGGCCGAGCTGGCCCTGTGCCTCGGCGTGATTCCCGAGGAGGCGCGGGTGATCGCCCGGCGGGCCCGCCTGGGCCCCGAGGAGGCCGAGGCCCGGCTGGAGGCCATGGTGCGCCGCGGGCTGGTGTTCTCGATGGCCCGGCCGGGCCGGCCCGCCCTCTACATGGCCGCCCAGTTCGTGATCGGGATCTGGGAGTACCACGTGAACGACCTGGACCCCGAGCTGGTGCGGGACGTGAACGAGTACATCCCCCACCTGTTCGATCCGGAGACGTGGAAGAAGTCGCCCCAGCTCCGCACCGTGCCGGTGGGCCGGGCCGTTCCGGTGGAGCACGCGGTCATGGACTACGAGCGGGCCGACGAGCTGGTGCGGAGGCAGAAGAAGATCCTGGTGGCCCCGTGCATCTGCCGGCGGGAGCACAAGCTGGCAGGCAAGGGGTGCGACCGGATCGAGGAGGCCTGCCTGATCTTCGGCATGGCCGCCGACTACTACGAGCGGCGGGGGGTCGGCCGCCGGATCGGCGCGGAGGAGGCCCTGGAGATCCTGGCCCGGGCCGAGGAGGAGGGGCTGGTGCTCCAGCCCTCCAACTCCCAGAAGGCGGTGAACATCTGCTGCTGCTGCGGATGCTGCTGTCAGGTGCTCAAGAACATCGCCCGTCATCCCCGCCCGGCCGACATCGTGTCGAGCGCGTTCGCGGTGAGGCTGGAGGAGGGCTCCTGCGTGGGCTGCGGCAGGTGCGTGGACCGCTGCCCCATGGGAGCGTTGGAACTCGACGGGGAGCGGGTCCGGCTGGCGGCCGAGCGGTGCATCGGCTGCGGGCTGTGCGTCACCCGGTGCCCCAAGGACGCCCTCGCCCTGGCCCGCAAGCCCCGGCCCCCGGACGTGCCCCGCACCTACCAGGAGACCCTGCTCCGTCTCGGGCGGGCCCGGGGCACCCTCACCCCCACCCGCCTGGCCGTCGCCGCCCTACGCTCCAAGCTCGACCGGCTGCTGGCGAGCCGAGGTTAG
- a CDS encoding calcium/sodium antiporter: MIPALLQVGVGSVLLYLGATLLIRGASSLARGFGVAPAVVGLTVVAFGTSLPELVVTVTAALGGNGDIALGNVVGSNIANIGLILGMSTVVRSLAVEFTMIRREVPLGMAAVVLVVLLSLDGGLGRADGLVLLAGFAGFLYWSIVVERRAPDEIQSRYRGASPTLLRRGLDAGFVAAGLGGVVLGGHLLVHGGVTAARILGVPQVIVGLTMVAVGTSLPEMATSLVAVARGEDDISVGNVLGSNLFNLLGILGVAALLDPIRVGGSFFVLQYPVLAGFTLALLPICRTGSRISRAEGAVLLGGYCAYVAFLYLGGVV, translated from the coding sequence GTGATCCCAGCGCTCCTGCAGGTGGGGGTCGGGTCGGTGCTGCTCTACCTGGGCGCGACCTTGCTGATCCGGGGCGCGTCGAGCCTGGCCCGGGGGTTCGGGGTGGCCCCGGCCGTGGTCGGGCTCACGGTGGTGGCGTTCGGAACCAGCCTGCCCGAGCTGGTGGTCACGGTGACGGCCGCTCTGGGAGGCAACGGGGACATCGCCCTGGGAAACGTGGTGGGCTCGAACATCGCCAACATCGGCCTGATCCTGGGGATGTCCACGGTGGTCCGGTCCCTGGCGGTAGAGTTCACCATGATCCGGAGGGAGGTGCCCCTGGGGATGGCCGCGGTCGTGCTGGTGGTGCTCCTCAGCCTGGACGGGGGCCTGGGCCGGGCCGACGGCCTGGTGCTCCTGGCCGGATTCGCGGGGTTCCTGTACTGGAGCATCGTGGTGGAGCGACGGGCGCCGGACGAGATCCAGTCCCGGTACCGGGGGGCCTCGCCCACGCTCCTGCGCCGGGGGCTCGACGCCGGGTTCGTGGCCGCGGGGCTCGGGGGAGTGGTGCTGGGCGGGCACCTCCTGGTGCACGGCGGGGTCACGGCGGCCCGGATCCTGGGGGTGCCGCAGGTGATCGTGGGACTGACCATGGTGGCCGTGGGCACCAGCCTGCCGGAGATGGCCACCTCGTTGGTGGCCGTGGCCCGGGGCGAGGACGACATCAGCGTGGGCAACGTGCTGGGATCGAACCTGTTCAACCTGCTGGGCATCCTGGGGGTGGCCGCCCTGCTGGACCCGATCCGGGTGGGGGGATCGTTCTTCGTGCTACAGTATCCGGTGCTGGCCGGGTTCACCCTGGCCCTGCTGCCCATCTGCCGCACCGGCTCGCGGATCTCCCGGGCCGAGGGGGCCGTGCTGCTGGGGGGGTACTGCGCGTACGTGGCGTTCCTGTACCTGGGGGGAGTGGTGTAG
- a CDS encoding glycosyltransferase translates to MRVGMISTYPPIECGVATYTQYLTEALRASAVDVYVVGHLGSSGPRVFPVFDYEDEDLPERAFSAMMRLTPDVVHVQHEFGMYGRHHGVNAVPLLLRFRLLGVPLVVTLHTVYARIDPPHRILLENILTNADAAIVHEPYQRDALHREFGGRFDDKIRVIPHGARLVDPDPDARRKLGLPENRPIVLMIGYFRPSKRFERIVDLFPRVVERVPDALLVVAGKIRGQEFLEYRDMLFHRIRSSPVRDQIVLIRGQLAQETFDRILSAADVVALPYEINAQSGVLAHCLAFGRPVVTSDTESMRRALADSGAGLVCASDEEFVEAISRLLGDPALRERCGEAARRHVRERIAWPLVAARHLDLYRRLVGYGAIEPNVLVVD, encoded by the coding sequence ATGCGCGTCGGCATGATCTCGACCTACCCGCCCATCGAGTGCGGGGTCGCCACGTACACCCAGTATTTGACCGAGGCCCTGCGAGCCTCGGCGGTGGACGTGTACGTGGTGGGGCACCTGGGCAGCTCCGGGCCCCGGGTGTTTCCGGTGTTCGACTACGAGGACGAGGACCTGCCCGAGCGGGCGTTCTCCGCCATGATGCGGCTCACCCCCGACGTGGTCCACGTACAGCACGAGTTCGGCATGTACGGCCGGCACCACGGGGTGAACGCCGTGCCCCTGCTCCTCAGGTTCCGGCTGCTGGGCGTGCCGCTGGTGGTCACGCTTCACACCGTGTACGCCCGGATCGACCCGCCCCACCGGATCCTCCTGGAGAACATCCTCACCAACGCGGACGCGGCCATCGTGCACGAGCCGTACCAGCGCGACGCCCTGCACCGGGAGTTCGGGGGACGGTTCGACGACAAGATCCGGGTGATCCCCCACGGGGCCCGGCTGGTGGACCCGGACCCCGACGCCCGCCGCAAGCTCGGCCTGCCGGAGAACCGACCGATCGTCCTCATGATCGGGTACTTCCGGCCCAGCAAGCGGTTCGAGCGGATCGTGGACCTGTTCCCCCGGGTGGTGGAGCGGGTGCCGGACGCGCTGCTGGTGGTGGCCGGGAAAATCCGGGGCCAGGAGTTCCTGGAGTACCGCGACATGCTGTTCCACCGGATCCGCAGCTCGCCGGTGCGAGACCAGATCGTCCTGATCCGGGGCCAGTTGGCCCAGGAGACCTTCGACCGGATCCTGTCGGCTGCGGACGTGGTGGCCCTGCCCTACGAGATCAACGCCCAGAGCGGGGTGCTCGCCCACTGCCTGGCGTTCGGCCGGCCCGTGGTCACCAGCGACACCGAGTCCATGCGCCGGGCCCTGGCGGACTCCGGGGCGGGGCTCGTGTGCGCGAGCGACGAGGAGTTCGTGGAGGCGATCTCCCGGCTCCTGGGCGACCCGGCCCTGCGGGAGCGGTGCGGCGAGGCGGCCCGGCGCCACGTGCGCGAGCGGATCGCGTGGCCGCTGGTGGCGGCCCGGCACCTGGACCTGTACCGCCGTCTGGTGGGGTACGGGGCCATCGAGCCCAACGTGCTCGTGGTGGACTGA
- a CDS encoding potassium channel family protein yields MRQTLGRPGAAAVRGRVHLTRILGLLFGILAVGTCGYRWIEGWPWEDSLYMVIITVSTIGYGEVRPLSPGGRMFTMFLIVAGVGLMTYAVGTLGRMVVEGEVQALLGRRRKMSKIRRLRDHYVICGFGRIGKLVAQEFERRPLTFVVVERDEAQVVKIPDHYPVVVGDATEEEVLIRAGIERAKGLVTALHSDADNLFVTLTARGLNPDLFILARYEEERSKRKLLQAGADRVVSPYIIGGTRMAMAVLRPSVIDFIELATTSESLGLQMEEVLVSEGSPLAGVPLAESPIRSEHDVMVVAIKRRSGRMEFNPSARTCPEAGDRLIVIGEVEHLKHLEVLARAGKTSAAEESR; encoded by the coding sequence GTGCGTCAAACCCTCGGCCGGCCGGGAGCCGCGGCCGTGAGGGGTCGGGTCCATCTGACCCGGATCCTCGGGCTGCTGTTCGGCATCCTGGCCGTGGGCACCTGCGGGTACCGATGGATCGAGGGCTGGCCGTGGGAGGACAGCCTGTACATGGTGATCATCACCGTGTCCACCATCGGCTACGGCGAGGTGCGGCCGCTGAGCCCCGGGGGGCGGATGTTCACGATGTTCCTCATCGTGGCGGGGGTCGGGCTCATGACCTACGCCGTGGGTACCCTGGGCCGGATGGTGGTGGAGGGGGAGGTCCAGGCCCTGCTCGGGAGGAGACGCAAGATGTCGAAGATCCGAAGGCTCCGCGACCACTACGTGATCTGCGGCTTCGGCCGGATCGGCAAACTGGTGGCCCAGGAGTTCGAGCGCAGGCCCTTGACGTTCGTGGTGGTGGAGCGGGACGAGGCCCAGGTGGTGAAGATCCCGGATCACTACCCCGTGGTGGTGGGCGACGCCACCGAGGAGGAGGTGCTGATCCGGGCGGGGATCGAGCGGGCCAAGGGGCTGGTGACCGCCCTGCATTCCGACGCCGACAACCTGTTCGTCACCCTGACCGCCCGGGGGCTGAATCCCGACCTGTTCATCCTGGCCCGGTACGAGGAGGAGCGCAGCAAGAGGAAGCTGCTGCAGGCGGGGGCGGACCGGGTGGTGTCGCCCTACATCATCGGCGGGACCCGCATGGCCATGGCGGTGCTGCGGCCCAGCGTGATCGACTTCATCGAGTTGGCCACCACCTCCGAGAGCCTGGGGCTTCAGATGGAGGAGGTGCTGGTGTCCGAGGGGTCGCCCTTGGCCGGGGTGCCCCTGGCCGAGAGCCCGATCCGCTCCGAGCACGACGTCATGGTGGTGGCCATCAAGCGCCGCAGCGGACGCATGGAGTTCAACCCCTCGGCCCGCACCTGCCCGGAGGCCGGCGATCGGTTGATCGTGATCGGCGAGGTGGAGCACCTCAAGCACCTGGAGGTCCTCGCCCGCGCGGGGAAGACGTCGGCCGCGGAGGAGTCCCGGTGA
- a CDS encoding glutamine--tRNA ligase/YqeY domain fusion protein → MSDAERRDEAPSHFIKDIVRADLAEGRYREVVTRFPPEPNGYLHIGHAKSICLNFGLAEEFGGRCHLRLDDTNPETESMEYVRAIQEDVRWLGFDWGEHLYFASDYFDRLYEWAVELIKKGKAYVDDLSPEEIRAYRGTLTEPGRESPYRNRSVEENLDLFERMRRGEFPDGSKVLRAKIDMASGNLNLRDPVMYRIKRATHYRTGDAWCLYPTYDWAHGQSDSIEGITHSICTLEFEDHRPLYDWFLDALGVHHPRQIEFARLRLTYTVMSKRKLTQLVQEGRVAGWDDPRMPTIAGLRRRGYTPEAIRDFCSRIGVAKKDSVVDVALLEHCLREDLNRRAERRMAVLRPLRVVIENYPEGQVEELEAVNNPEDASAGTRKVPFSRVLYIERDDFMEDPPKKFFRLAPGREVRLRYAYFVRCTDVVKDENGEVVELRCTYDPATRGGDAPDGRKVKATLHWVSAAHAVDAEVRLYDRLFTEPNPDGLKDDFREHLNPNSLEVLTGCKLEPSLGSVEPGERYQFERLGYFAADPDTGPGRPVFNRAVTLRDTWAKVRARGG, encoded by the coding sequence ATGTCCGACGCCGAACGACGCGACGAAGCGCCCTCCCACTTCATCAAGGACATCGTTCGGGCCGACCTGGCCGAGGGCCGGTACCGGGAGGTGGTGACCCGGTTTCCGCCGGAGCCCAACGGGTACCTGCACATCGGCCACGCCAAGAGCATCTGCCTCAACTTCGGCCTGGCCGAGGAGTTCGGGGGCCGGTGCCACCTGCGCCTGGACGACACCAACCCCGAGACCGAGAGCATGGAGTACGTGCGGGCCATCCAGGAGGACGTGCGCTGGCTCGGGTTCGACTGGGGCGAGCACCTGTATTTCGCCTCGGACTACTTCGACAGGCTCTACGAGTGGGCCGTGGAGTTGATCAAGAAGGGAAAGGCCTACGTGGACGACCTCTCCCCAGAGGAGATCCGGGCCTACCGGGGCACCCTGACCGAGCCCGGCCGCGAGAGCCCCTACCGGAACCGGTCGGTGGAGGAGAACCTGGACCTGTTCGAGCGGATGCGCCGGGGCGAGTTCCCCGACGGGAGCAAGGTGCTCCGGGCCAAGATCGACATGGCCTCGGGCAACCTGAACCTGCGCGACCCGGTCATGTACCGGATCAAGCGGGCCACCCACTACCGCACGGGCGACGCCTGGTGCCTCTACCCCACCTACGACTGGGCCCACGGCCAGTCCGATTCGATCGAGGGCATCACCCACTCGATCTGCACCCTGGAGTTCGAGGACCACCGGCCCCTGTACGACTGGTTCCTCGACGCCCTGGGCGTGCACCACCCCCGGCAGATCGAGTTTGCCCGGCTGCGGCTCACGTACACCGTGATGAGCAAGCGCAAGCTCACCCAGCTCGTGCAGGAGGGGCGGGTGGCGGGCTGGGACGACCCGCGGATGCCCACCATCGCGGGGCTACGCCGCCGGGGGTACACGCCCGAGGCCATCCGGGACTTCTGCAGCCGGATCGGGGTGGCCAAAAAGGACAGCGTGGTGGACGTGGCCCTGCTGGAGCACTGCCTGCGCGAGGACCTGAACCGCCGGGCCGAGCGGCGCATGGCCGTGCTGCGGCCCCTGCGGGTGGTGATCGAGAACTACCCCGAGGGCCAGGTGGAGGAGCTCGAGGCCGTGAACAACCCGGAGGACGCCTCGGCCGGCACCCGGAAGGTGCCGTTCTCCCGGGTGCTGTACATCGAGCGGGACGACTTCATGGAGGACCCGCCCAAGAAGTTCTTCCGGCTGGCCCCGGGCCGGGAGGTGCGGCTGCGCTACGCGTACTTCGTCCGGTGCACCGACGTGGTCAAGGACGAGAACGGCGAGGTGGTCGAGCTGCGGTGCACCTACGACCCCGCCACCCGCGGGGGCGACGCGCCGGACGGGCGCAAGGTGAAGGCCACGCTCCACTGGGTTTCGGCCGCCCACGCCGTGGACGCCGAGGTGCGCCTGTACGACCGGCTGTTCACCGAGCCCAACCCGGACGGGCTCAAGGACGACTTCCGGGAGCACCTGAACCCCAACTCTCTGGAGGTTCTGACGGGCTGCAAGCTCGAGCCGAGCCTCGGGAGCGTGGAGCCGGGCGAGCGCTACCAGTTCGAGCGGCTCGGATACTTCGCTGCCGACCCCGACACCGGACCCGGTCGGCCCGTGTTCAACCGCGCCGTCACCCTGCGGGACACCTGGGCCAAGGTGAGGGCGCGGGGGGGCTGA
- a CDS encoding chitobiase/beta-hexosaminidase C-terminal domain-containing protein, giving the protein MVTAVPGGDTYTEPVSVTLSADESATIYYTTDGSTPTTSSETYQDPLAVSGDTTLRFFAVDDAGNESAVTTEQYAFEIPVTVSGQILFDDGVTPVEGATVTVSLSDEAARRAVRAAKRTFWEAGDYTRPDAKKKALERRRQGRSRVALRVFGTQSVSTNAQGNYQVTVTSNQLPIHVLVRVTHQPAGAPAIESARWQEVASAGGVTLSPIAIPNPEGRETARSGTTATTPDGTVEFSGLPSEIDRLFATTFDPGDQSGDTPGEQAFPGEFAELGQVPLNSSAYLWVEALDADGNPVSNLSDAVTIRAKIPKTQWADLEDITSGTDRIELPMYFYDEDSQMWEQGDTPGWLEAADGTVLPEDAQSEILDGSYDQDVYAVFTTTHFSWMNVDYAYIGPWTLSRLDRSKRNVDCLYEAMQLAKAVVRSQKGHDTYKQFNKADGDLDVELADGKGPELKSTNLKGAYGEFKGNENGDQDDQLYFDNTMWDGCKEGATEKQKKNTTLLMAVTLVHETAHWKWDVKHENGNWKNAEPGGEAGNQLERDLFGGIVAGGPDGLSVDGNALSDTVRDRWLKKDNWPAASAANRRVPLVAQTAEEEGESPIRMTLTLDDTSYELGDNILATVTYENVSASAVKVLTLNQLEGYPLWFEIVREGETERVAFRGARAKRIIDYENDFTTIQPGQTLDVETWLVRDPESGERRYNLIRSGDYQVTAFYSPHFGIPQTESDPVSFSVAAGGSVSGTVTHASTGAALEGAVVSAVQDGQELDNATTDAEGRYTIPELPGGTYTLEVSAPGFLRTSQEGVTVTAGQDTQQHFSLTPLLTAGQVQIVLTWGELPNDLDSHLWLPPTQPYHVYYNREGTTDGCPFSGLDVDDTDSFGPETITISQKVSGGQYVYYVHNFSGSPDLAGSGAQVEVFDSSGRIATFTAPDTGSGTYWHVFDLDGDTGAITEVNEITDAEPRPYLDTGAGCGDTPTVTFDSAEQSVGEADGTASVGVSLDFYWPLDITVPFTVGGTATEGSDQDYSLDPTGSVTIPAGQTSATITVTIHNDTAVEGDETVEISLGTPDQGSLGEPTQHVLTITDDD; this is encoded by the coding sequence GTGGTCACGGCGGTCCCCGGGGGGGACACCTACACCGAACCGGTTTCCGTGACCCTCTCGGCAGACGAATCGGCGACCATTTACTACACCACGGACGGATCCACCCCCACGACATCCTCGGAAACGTACCAAGATCCCCTCGCCGTGAGCGGAGACACCACGTTGCGGTTCTTCGCGGTGGACGACGCGGGAAACGAGAGCGCGGTGACGACCGAGCAGTATGCCTTCGAGATTCCGGTGACGGTGTCCGGGCAGATCCTGTTCGACGACGGCGTGACCCCCGTGGAGGGGGCTACCGTCACCGTGAGCCTTTCGGACGAGGCCGCTCGACGGGCGGTTCGAGCCGCGAAGCGTACGTTCTGGGAGGCTGGGGACTACACCCGGCCCGATGCGAAGAAAAAAGCTCTGGAGCGACGACGGCAGGGCCGCTCTCGGGTGGCCCTGCGGGTGTTCGGGACCCAGTCCGTGTCCACGAACGCGCAGGGCAACTACCAAGTCACGGTCACCTCGAACCAGCTCCCCATCCATGTCCTGGTCCGGGTCACCCACCAGCCGGCAGGTGCACCCGCTATCGAGTCGGCCAGATGGCAGGAGGTGGCGTCGGCTGGCGGGGTGACGCTGTCACCGATCGCGATCCCGAACCCCGAGGGTCGGGAAACAGCCCGGAGCGGCACAACCGCCACCACCCCAGACGGGACCGTGGAGTTCTCGGGGCTCCCGAGCGAGATCGACCGTCTGTTCGCCACCACCTTCGACCCGGGGGACCAGTCCGGGGACACCCCTGGAGAACAGGCGTTCCCCGGCGAGTTTGCGGAACTGGGCCAGGTGCCGCTGAACTCGAGCGCCTACTTGTGGGTGGAGGCTCTCGACGCGGACGGCAACCCGGTGAGCAACCTGAGCGACGCGGTGACGATCCGGGCCAAGATCCCCAAGACCCAGTGGGCAGACCTGGAGGACATCACCTCTGGCACGGACCGGATCGAGCTCCCCATGTACTTTTACGACGAGGACTCCCAGATGTGGGAGCAAGGAGACACGCCCGGCTGGCTGGAAGCGGCGGACGGAACGGTTCTTCCGGAGGATGCCCAGAGCGAGATCCTGGACGGATCGTACGACCAAGACGTGTACGCCGTGTTCACCACGACCCACTTTTCGTGGATGAACGTGGATTACGCCTACATCGGTCCCTGGACGTTGTCCCGCTTGGACCGCTCCAAAAGAAACGTGGACTGCCTCTACGAGGCGATGCAGCTCGCCAAAGCCGTTGTCAGATCCCAGAAGGGACACGATACGTACAAGCAGTTCAACAAGGCGGACGGCGACCTGGACGTGGAGCTGGCCGACGGAAAGGGCCCTGAGCTCAAGAGCACGAACCTCAAGGGCGCGTACGGAGAGTTCAAGGGCAACGAGAACGGCGACCAGGACGATCAGCTCTACTTCGACAATACGATGTGGGACGGCTGCAAGGAGGGGGCGACCGAGAAGCAGAAGAAGAACACAACCCTGCTGATGGCCGTCACGCTCGTGCACGAGACCGCCCACTGGAAGTGGGACGTGAAGCACGAAAACGGCAACTGGAAGAACGCAGAGCCGGGGGGAGAAGCAGGGAACCAGCTCGAGCGGGACCTGTTCGGGGGAATCGTGGCAGGCGGCCCGGACGGGCTCTCCGTGGACGGGAACGCCTTGTCCGACACGGTGCGCGACCGGTGGCTGAAGAAGGACAACTGGCCTGCGGCCTCCGCTGCAAACCGAAGGGTCCCTCTAGTGGCTCAGACGGCCGAGGAGGAGGGCGAGTCGCCGATCCGCATGACCCTGACGCTGGACGACACGAGCTATGAGCTCGGCGACAACATCCTAGCCACGGTGACCTACGAGAACGTGTCCGCGAGCGCCGTAAAGGTACTGACCCTCAACCAGCTCGAAGGGTACCCGCTGTGGTTCGAGATCGTCCGGGAGGGGGAGACGGAGCGGGTGGCGTTCCGGGGGGCCCGGGCCAAGCGGATCATCGACTATGAGAACGACTTCACGACAATCCAGCCCGGCCAGACCCTGGACGTGGAGACCTGGCTCGTCCGCGACCCCGAGTCGGGCGAACGCCGGTACAACCTCATCCGCTCCGGGGACTATCAGGTCACCGCCTTCTACAGCCCCCATTTCGGCATCCCCCAGACCGAGTCCGACCCGGTCTCCTTCTCCGTGGCAGCGGGCGGCAGCGTCTCGGGCACGGTGACCCACGCCAGCACCGGCGCCGCCCTGGAAGGAGCCGTCGTGAGCGCCGTGCAAGACGGCCAGGAACTCGACAACGCCACCACGGACGCCGAGGGGAGGTACACCATCCCGGAGCTGCCCGGCGGAACCTACACCCTGGAGGTCAGCGCTCCCGGGTTCTTGCGCACGTCGCAGGAGGGGGTAACCGTTACGGCCGGCCAGGACACCCAGCAGCACTTCTCCCTGACCCCCCTTCTCACGGCCGGCCAGGTCCAGATCGTGTTGACGTGGGGTGAGTTGCCCAACGACCTGGACTCCCACCTCTGGCTCCCGCCCACTCAACCTTACCACGTGTACTACAACCGCGAGGGAACCACAGACGGCTGTCCGTTCTCCGGGCTCGACGTGGACGACACGGACTCGTTCGGCCCGGAGACCATCACGATCTCCCAAAAGGTCTCGGGCGGACAGTACGTGTATTACGTGCACAACTTCAGCGGAAGCCCGGACCTGGCGGGCTCCGGGGCCCAGGTCGAGGTCTTCGACTCGTCCGGCCGGATCGCAACGTTCACCGCCCCGGACACCGGAAGCGGCACGTACTGGCACGTGTTCGACCTGGATGGGGACACGGGCGCGATCACCGAGGTCAACGAGATCACGGACGCCGAACCTCGGCCCTACCTAGACACGGGTGCGGGGTGCGGCGACACGCCCACGGTAACGTTCGACTCGGCGGAACAGTCGGTGGGCGAGGCGGACGGAACGGCGTCGGTCGGGGTGAGCCTCGACTTCTACTGGCCGCTGGACATCACGGTGCCGTTCACGGTCGGAGGCACGGCCACGGAGGGCAGCGACCAGGATTACTCCTTGGACCCGACGGGAAGCGTGACGATCCCGGCGGGCCAGACCTCGGCCACCATCACGGTGACGATCCACAACGACACGGCCGTCGAAGGGGACGAGACCGTGGAGATCTCCCTGGGGACGCCCGATCAAGGGAGTCTGGGCGAGCCCACCCAGCACGTGTTGACCATCACCGACGACGACTGA